Proteins found in one Neodiprion lecontei isolate iyNeoLeco1 chromosome 6, iyNeoLeco1.1, whole genome shotgun sequence genomic segment:
- the LOC107218890 gene encoding general odorant-binding protein 83a, whose translation MNYLLFGFACLFIVTQIVGAEAIDHHLAIRQKCFAEHGLEHASGSAAYFENPKSKCYLKCFFEHNKLFHENGDFDIAAVLVLVDESIREEARPFGEKCAGEHNKIADRCEKAYEMMKCFFKASPELFPHLGIFEPPHA comes from the exons ATGAACTACTTACTTTTCGGGTTCGCCTGCCTGTTTATTGTAACGCAG atagTCGGTGCAGAAGCAATTGACCATCATCTGGCAATCAGGCAAAAGTGTTTCGCCGAACATGGTTTGGAACATG CATCAGGAAGCGCGGCGTATTTCGAAAATCCAAAGTCAAAGTGCTACCTGAAATGTTTCTTCGAGCACAACAAATTG TTCCATGAAAACGGTGATTTTGACATCGCCGCGGTACTCGTGCTGGTCGACGAGTCAATTCGCGAAGAGGCGAGACCATTTGGGGAAAAATGTGCGGGCGAGCACAACAAAATTGCGGATAGATGCGAGAAGGCGTACGAAATGATGAAGTGCTTCTTTAAGGCATCTCCAGAG CTCTTCCCACACCTGGGAATATTCGAGCCCCCTCACGCCTGA